One Ignavibacterium album JCM 16511 genomic region harbors:
- the tkt gene encoding transketolase, whose amino-acid sequence MNYNINQLCINTIRTLSMDAVQAANSGHPGTPMALAPLAFTLYDKFMKFNPQNHTWFNRDKFILSAGHASMLLYSTLHITGYDVTLEDIKTFRQLHSKCAGHPEYGHTPGVETTTGPLGQGVATSVGFAIAQKWLAARYNKPNYNLIDYKIYAVAGDGCIMEGISGESASLAGHLGLDNLIWFYDNNHITIEGDTKLTFSEDVATRFIAYGWNVQRVGDVNDLEVLSRAIKIANNEKGRPSLIIVDSHIAYGAPTKQDTHGAHGSPLGEDEIKETKKFYGWDPEKKFFVPDEVKEYTKQIIERGKKQNEEWNKMFAEYEKEYPELAVELKLIMNREMPKDWDCCIPKFEANTKISGRAASGKVLNAIADHIPFMIGGSADLSPSTLTDIKSAKSFEKGNYSGRNLHFGIREHAMGAILNGISLSGLKTYGSTFLVFSDYARASIRLSALMNLPVTYIFTHDSIGVGEDGPTHQPIEHIASLRAIPNLEVIRPADANEVAVMWKYIMESKNTPTALILSRQDLPVFDRTRYASADGALKGGYILADSEGTPDVILIATGSEVQLAVDAYEELKKEGIKARVVSMPNWNLYERQSPEYWESVLPSNVKARVAIEAGSTFGWRRFVGLHGDGEVLGMRTFGASGKINDLLKEFGLTVDAVVVAAKRLVKK is encoded by the coding sequence ATGAATTACAACATCAACCAACTTTGCATAAACACAATACGCACACTTTCAATGGATGCGGTACAAGCTGCTAACTCAGGTCATCCCGGAACTCCGATGGCTTTGGCTCCGCTTGCATTTACCCTATACGATAAGTTTATGAAATTCAATCCGCAGAACCACACTTGGTTTAACAGAGATAAATTTATTTTGTCTGCGGGTCACGCTTCTATGCTTCTTTATAGCACACTTCATATTACCGGTTACGATGTTACGCTTGAAGACATAAAAACATTTCGTCAGCTTCACAGTAAATGTGCTGGGCATCCGGAATATGGACATACACCAGGAGTAGAAACTACAACAGGTCCGCTTGGACAGGGAGTTGCAACCAGTGTTGGTTTTGCGATTGCACAAAAATGGCTTGCAGCCCGATACAACAAACCAAATTACAATCTGATTGATTATAAAATTTATGCTGTCGCAGGTGATGGTTGTATTATGGAGGGAATTTCCGGAGAATCTGCTTCGCTTGCAGGACATCTTGGTTTGGATAATCTTATTTGGTTTTACGATAACAACCACATTACAATTGAAGGGGACACAAAATTAACTTTCAGTGAAGATGTTGCAACGAGATTTATAGCTTATGGTTGGAATGTTCAGCGAGTTGGTGATGTGAATGATCTTGAAGTATTAAGTCGTGCAATCAAAATTGCAAATAATGAAAAAGGAAGACCATCATTAATTATAGTTGATAGTCATATTGCTTATGGTGCGCCAACAAAACAAGACACACACGGTGCACACGGTTCACCTCTTGGCGAAGATGAAATTAAAGAAACTAAGAAATTTTATGGATGGGATCCTGAAAAGAAGTTTTTTGTTCCGGATGAAGTTAAAGAATATACAAAACAGATTATCGAAAGAGGGAAAAAGCAAAACGAAGAATGGAATAAAATGTTTGCGGAATATGAAAAGGAGTATCCGGAACTTGCAGTAGAATTAAAACTAATAATGAATCGTGAAATGCCGAAGGATTGGGATTGCTGCATTCCAAAATTTGAAGCGAATACAAAAATATCCGGCAGAGCAGCAAGCGGAAAAGTATTAAATGCAATTGCAGATCATATTCCATTTATGATTGGCGGCTCCGCAGATCTTTCACCATCCACACTAACAGATATAAAAAGCGCTAAGAGTTTTGAAAAAGGAAATTACAGCGGAAGAAATCTGCATTTTGGAATTCGTGAACACGCAATGGGAGCAATTTTAAACGGCATTTCATTAAGCGGATTGAAAACTTATGGCTCAACATTTTTAGTTTTTTCAGATTATGCACGTGCATCAATAAGACTTTCTGCTTTAATGAATCTTCCCGTTACATACATTTTCACCCACGATAGTATTGGAGTTGGAGAAGATGGTCCAACACATCAACCGATTGAACACATTGCTTCGCTTCGTGCGATTCCTAATCTTGAAGTTATTCGTCCGGCTGATGCAAATGAAGTCGCTGTTATGTGGAAATACATTATGGAATCCAAAAACACTCCGACTGCTTTGATATTAAGCAGACAGGATTTGCCGGTATTTGATAGAACAAGGTATGCTTCTGCAGATGGCGCATTAAAGGGTGGATATATTTTAGCTGATAGCGAAGGAACTCCGGATGTAATTTTAATAGCCACAGGTTCAGAAGTTCAACTTGCGGTTGATGCTTATGAAGAATTGAAGAAAGAAGGAATCAAAGCCAGAGTTGTAAGTATGCCCAATTGGAATTTGTATGAAAGACAAAGTCCGGAATATTGGGAATCTGTTTTACCTTCAAATGTCAAAGCAAGAGTTGCGATAGAAGCAGGTTCAACTTTTGGTTGGAGAAGATTTGTTGGATTACACGGTGATGGAGAAGTTCTTGGTATGCGAACCTTCGGCGCTTCAGGAAAAATAAATGATTTGCTTAAAGAGTTTGGTTTAACAGTAGATGCAGTTGTTGTAGCAGCAAAAAGGTTGGTGAAAAAATAA
- the glk gene encoding glucokinase produces the protein MESNKIILAGDVGGTKTLLALYECSGSHWIELKSKKYSSTEFANLELIVKDFLESQQISPASAVFGIPGPVEHGVVKSTNLPWIVDEKLLSKNLHIPKVKIVNDLAATAYQIPFLKEEEKILIKETSNEKRSERFVVVAPGTGLGQALLICEDDKKIVLASEGGHIDFAPTNELELELLHFLLKKFERVSYERIISGSGLPNIYDFLVESKFARSEEETIGRMKTEDRAIVISEMALAQKDKVCEKALEIFASVLGAHSGNLVINLLATGGVYLGGGIPHKILSKLKDGVFIKSFVNKGRLNPIVEETPVYVINNNLAALQGAARIAESLI, from the coding sequence TTGGAAAGTAACAAAATTATTTTAGCAGGTGATGTCGGTGGTACAAAAACTCTGCTTGCACTTTATGAATGCAGCGGAAGTCACTGGATTGAATTAAAATCTAAAAAATATAGCAGTACTGAATTTGCCAATCTGGAATTAATTGTCAAAGATTTTTTAGAAAGTCAGCAAATTTCTCCGGCAAGCGCTGTATTTGGAATTCCAGGACCGGTTGAGCACGGAGTTGTAAAATCAACAAACCTTCCCTGGATAGTTGATGAAAAATTACTAAGTAAAAATTTGCACATACCTAAAGTAAAGATTGTTAACGATCTCGCTGCAACAGCTTATCAAATTCCTTTCCTGAAAGAAGAAGAAAAAATATTAATTAAAGAAACCAGCAATGAAAAAAGAAGTGAACGATTTGTTGTTGTTGCACCGGGAACAGGATTGGGACAGGCACTTCTGATTTGTGAAGATGATAAAAAAATTGTTCTCGCTTCAGAAGGAGGTCATATAGATTTCGCACCGACTAACGAATTAGAACTTGAGCTTCTACATTTTCTTCTTAAAAAATTTGAACGCGTGAGTTATGAAAGAATAATCTCAGGCAGCGGATTACCAAATATTTATGATTTTTTAGTTGAAAGTAAATTTGCTAGATCTGAGGAAGAAACAATCGGGAGAATGAAAACAGAAGATAGAGCCATAGTAATTTCCGAAATGGCGCTGGCACAAAAAGATAAGGTTTGTGAGAAAGCATTAGAAATTTTTGCATCGGTTCTTGGCGCACATTCAGGAAATTTAGTTATAAACTTGCTTGCAACAGGCGGAGTTTATCTCGGTGGGGGAATACCTCATAAAATATTATCAAAACTAAAGGATGGAGTTTTTATAAAAAGTTTTGTGAATAAAGGAAGACTGAATCCGATTGTTGAAGAAACTCCGGTTTATGTTATCAATAATAATTTAGCAGCACTTCAGGGAGCGGCAAGAATTGCTGAAAGCTTGATATAG
- the pgl gene encoding 6-phosphogluconolactonase, producing MNYDLKIFDDLDELSEFFSTELKKQVDSTDNKINLALSGGNTPKYIFKFLVEHFAKKISWDKINFFWGDERCVPPTDDDSNYKMAYENLLSKISVPGKNIFRIKGEEVPEGEAKRYSEVINKTLPQQNHLPVFDLIMLGIGEDGHTASIFPDQLHLLYESKICSVAVHPATTQKRITLTGKVINNARNIVFIVTGKNKSKIVDSILTYNIESKNYPATYIKPVAGNLIWLLDKEASSLLKGN from the coding sequence GTGAATTATGATCTAAAAATATTTGATGATTTGGATGAACTCTCGGAATTCTTTTCTACCGAATTGAAAAAGCAAGTTGATTCAACAGATAATAAGATCAATCTCGCACTTTCCGGTGGCAATACTCCAAAATATATATTTAAATTTCTTGTAGAACATTTCGCAAAAAAAATCAGTTGGGATAAAATAAATTTTTTCTGGGGAGATGAACGATGTGTACCTCCAACAGATGATGATAGCAATTACAAGATGGCTTATGAAAATTTGCTTTCAAAAATATCTGTACCTGGAAAAAATATTTTCAGAATAAAAGGAGAGGAAGTACCTGAAGGTGAGGCAAAAAGATATTCTGAAGTAATTAATAAAACCTTACCACAGCAAAATCATTTACCGGTTTTTGATTTGATAATGCTCGGAATCGGAGAAGATGGACATACGGCATCAATATTTCCGGATCAACTTCATCTTCTTTATGAAAGCAAGATATGTTCTGTTGCTGTTCATCCTGCAACTACACAAAAACGAATTACTTTAACCGGGAAAGTAATAAACAATGCCAGGAATATAGTCTTCATCGTAACAGGTAAAAACAAAAGTAAAATTGTTGATAGCATTCTTACTTACAATATCGAATCAAAAAATTATCCTGCTACTTACATCAAACCAGTTGCTGGTAATTTAATCTGGCTTCTTGATAAAGAAGCATCAAGTTTATTAAAAGGAAATTAA
- the zwf gene encoding glucose-6-phosphate dehydrogenase gives MYNPENHIYVIFGASGDLTKRKLVPALYALFVQKMLPEKFVLLGVSRSDFSDDEFRNRMKEAIIKYKEIDDESQIDKFVKKLFYTPISFDDEIHYKNLLNKIKSLREEFGTNGNTIFYLSTPPNVYGIIPQRLTSVGLNKQDDGWKRLIIEKPFGYDLESAIKLKDLLLKDWTEEQIYRIDHYLGKETVQNLLVTRFSNGIFEPLWNRNYIHHIEITSAESIGVEKRGGYYESSGALRDMVQNHLLQVVGLTAMEPPSSLEASAIRNEILKVFQSLRPFKKDEIKNNTIRGQYTSSKIKGEVVKGYRQEEGVNPESQTETYAALKFYIDNWRWGGVPFYIRTGKRLPTRVTEVVIHFKETPHFLFAKHQMNNSCNMLIIRIQPDEGILLKFGMKTPGAGFEVQNVNMDFHYSDLTNQRIPPAYERLLHDTMKGDSTLFARTDEVLEAWKFLTPVLECWKNDKNVPLLGYPAGTWGPEHADDLIEGDGRHWHYPCKNLADDGVYCEL, from the coding sequence ATGTATAATCCGGAAAATCATATTTATGTAATCTTCGGTGCTTCAGGAGATTTAACAAAAAGAAAATTAGTCCCTGCGCTTTACGCATTGTTCGTGCAGAAAATGCTGCCGGAGAAATTCGTTCTACTTGGCGTTTCACGAAGTGATTTTTCAGATGACGAATTTCGTAACAGAATGAAAGAAGCTATCATTAAGTACAAAGAAATTGATGATGAATCTCAGATAGATAAGTTTGTCAAAAAATTATTTTACACTCCAATTTCATTTGATGATGAAATACATTATAAAAATCTGTTAAACAAAATTAAAAGTCTCAGAGAAGAATTTGGAACAAATGGAAACACAATTTTTTATCTTTCAACTCCACCAAATGTTTATGGTATCATACCACAAAGGCTTACCTCGGTCGGATTAAACAAACAAGATGATGGCTGGAAGCGATTGATTATCGAAAAACCATTTGGTTATGATCTTGAATCTGCAATTAAACTAAAAGATTTGTTGTTGAAAGATTGGACGGAAGAACAGATCTACAGAATTGATCACTATCTCGGAAAAGAAACAGTTCAGAATTTATTAGTTACAAGATTTTCAAACGGAATATTTGAGCCGCTGTGGAATAGAAATTATATTCATCATATTGAGATCACATCTGCAGAAAGTATTGGCGTTGAAAAGCGTGGTGGTTATTATGAATCATCCGGTGCTTTGCGCGATATGGTCCAGAATCATTTGCTGCAAGTTGTTGGATTAACTGCAATGGAACCGCCATCATCACTTGAAGCATCAGCAATCAGAAATGAAATCTTAAAAGTATTTCAGTCATTAAGACCATTCAAAAAAGATGAGATAAAAAACAATACGATTAGAGGACAGTACACTTCTTCAAAAATAAAAGGCGAGGTTGTAAAAGGTTATCGTCAAGAAGAAGGTGTAAACCCCGAATCACAAACTGAAACTTACGCTGCATTAAAATTTTATATTGATAACTGGCGATGGGGTGGAGTTCCGTTTTATATTCGCACAGGCAAGCGGCTTCCTACAAGAGTTACCGAAGTTGTTATTCATTTTAAGGAAACACCACACTTTCTTTTTGCAAAACATCAAATGAATAATTCTTGTAATATGTTAATTATCAGAATTCAGCCCGATGAAGGAATTTTATTAAAGTTTGGAATGAAAACTCCGGGTGCAGGTTTTGAGGTTCAGAATGTAAACATGGACTTTCATTATTCTGATTTAACCAATCAGAGAATTCCCCCTGCATATGAAAGATTGCTTCACGATACTATGAAAGGTGATTCAACTTTGTTTGCTAGAACTGATGAAGTACTGGAAGCATGGAAGTTTTTAACGCCAGTGCTCGAGTGTTGGAAGAATGATAAAAATGTTCCATTGCTTGGTTATCCGGCAGGAACCTGGGGACCTGAGCACGCTGATGATCTTATTGAAGGTGATGGAAGACATTGGCATTATCCGTGTAAAAATCTGGCAGATGACGGAGTGTATTGTGAATTATGA
- the gnd gene encoding phosphogluconate dehydrogenase (NAD(+)-dependent, decarboxylating), which translates to MKIGFIGLGKMGYNMVRRLVLDKHEVVVFNRDKSKIDEIAKKGAIPSYSVEELVSKLPQRKVVWLMVPSGKPVDENLDVLLSLLQKDDIVIDGGNSFWRDSQKRAEKSAEKGIHFLDCGTSGGVWGLKNGYCLMYGGEKQAADFVEPIFRSLAPENGYVYCGQSGTGHLVKMVHNGIEYGMMQAYAEGFEILKKSPYNINLTKVADAWQYGSVVRSWLLELTVNAFKEDPDLEKLEDYVQDSGEGRWTVQTAMDFEVPAHVITASLYTRFQSRQEESFAMKVLAALRNQFGGHAVKTKE; encoded by the coding sequence ATGAAAATAGGATTTATCGGGCTCGGAAAAATGGGTTACAATATGGTTCGAAGATTAGTTCTTGATAAACACGAGGTTGTGGTTTTTAATCGTGATAAAAGTAAAATTGATGAGATTGCAAAAAAAGGTGCAATCCCTTCTTATTCGGTTGAAGAATTGGTAAGCAAACTTCCGCAAAGAAAAGTTGTCTGGCTTATGGTTCCATCAGGTAAACCGGTTGATGAAAATCTTGATGTTCTACTTTCTCTTTTACAAAAGGATGATATTGTTATTGATGGTGGAAACTCTTTTTGGAGAGATAGTCAAAAACGAGCCGAGAAATCTGCTGAAAAAGGAATTCACTTTTTAGATTGCGGAACAAGTGGTGGTGTTTGGGGTTTGAAAAACGGTTATTGCTTAATGTATGGCGGAGAAAAACAAGCCGCAGATTTTGTTGAGCCAATTTTTAGATCACTCGCACCAGAAAACGGATATGTTTATTGCGGTCAATCAGGTACAGGACACCTGGTTAAAATGGTTCACAATGGAATTGAATACGGAATGATGCAGGCTTACGCTGAAGGTTTTGAGATACTTAAGAAATCCCCTTACAACATCAACCTTACAAAAGTTGCAGATGCATGGCAGTATGGAAGCGTAGTAAGAAGTTGGCTGCTTGAACTTACTGTTAATGCATTTAAGGAAGATCCTGATTTAGAAAAATTAGAAGATTATGTCCAGGATAGCGGAGAGGGAAGATGGACGGTTCAGACTGCAATGGATTTTGAAGTTCCTGCACATGTTATTACTGCTTCTCTTTATACAAGATTTCAATCAAGGCAGGAAGAATCATTTGCAATGAAAGTTCTTGCTGCTTTAAGAAATCAGTTTGGTGGTCATGCAGTTAAAACAAAGGAATAA